A stretch of DNA from Calditrichota bacterium:
AAAAGCTGTTTGGATTGGAATTGCTTTATTCGCAAAAACGCACCAAAAAAAACAAACGATATCGACAGGCGGGCAAATGCGATAAAATGAGAATCTAATCCGGCCAGGTTGCCTTTTATTAAACCAAACGAAAGTGCCCAAATTATTGAAACAATTAATAAATAAATCATAAGAAGTTAATGAAAAATTAAAAGCAGAAAACATGGGAAATCCCAGGCAAAAAAACAAATTATTTTCACATATTGTTTATAAGCCAAAAGATTGGGGTGAATAAAGAACAATCATATTCATGCAAGACTAAAACCTATTGTTCGTCTATATGCGATTGCTTAAATTAGTTGACCGAAAATAATGGAATGATATGGCAGATTTAAAAAAAACTCAAAAACAGCATCAAGATGAATACATCTCACGGATAAACAAAGCAATTGATTATATTGAGCAAAACTTAAATAATGAGCTTTCTTTAAATACTGTTGCGGAAAAAGCAAATTTTTCACCATTCCACTTTCACCGTTTATTTGGATCAATCATTGGAGAAACCCTAAACCAATTTATTAACCGTCTTCGATTGGAGAAAGCAGCTTCGCAATTACTAAATAATCCTAAAAAAATGATTACTGAAATAGCTTTCGATTGCGGCTTTTCCGGTTCAGCAACCTTCGCCAGGGCATTTAAAAATATGTTTGGAATAAGCGCTACAAATTGGCGTGATAATGGTTATAAAAAGAATAGCAAGATTTGTAAAACAGAAAACAAAATAAGTCAATCAAGAAACAAGATCTGGAAAGAAAGTACGATTTCAGCCATGTATATTGATCCTGTTAACAATAACCTAAATTGGAGGATCAACATGTTAGATAAAGCAAATATCCAGATAGAAGTTAAAGATGTGCCGGAAAGGCATATAGCATATGTTAGGCATATTGGCCCCTATAAAGGCGACTACAATTTATTCGAGAATATGTTCAACAAACTATCGAAGTGGGCAGCTCCGCGGGATCTTTTACAATTCCCAAAAACAGAAATGATGTGCATTTATTATGACGATCCTGGGATCACTGCTGAAGACAAATTAAGGGTCGATGCATGCATAACCATTTCACCAGAAACGCCAGTAGACGGAAGTATTGGTAAAGCAACTGTCCCCGGAGGAAAGTTTGCCGTGGCTCATTTCGAGATTGATTCTGATGAATATGAATCAGCCTGGAAGGTAATATATGGGGATTGGTTGCCACAAAGCGGCTTTCAACCGGATGACCGGCCCTGCTATGAATTATATCTGAATAACCCAAAGGAACATCCTGAGAATAAACATATTGTTGATATTTATGTGCCTGTAAAACCATTGTAATCATTCAGCAAAACCAATGTTTTCATGTAAAGATTAGAGCCATCGTTTTTTTTTTTGCGATGGCCTTTTTTTTCAATCCTTCCTCGAAAAACAAAAGAGTTGGCATAATTCTCCCAAATAATTAAGTTTACAAACCCGCATCAAAATCAGGAGAATTCAATGTTTAAGAAGACTATTAGCTTTGCTAATATTTTTTCCATTTTCATTTTTAGCTACACATTTATTTTTGCCCAGGATAGTTTAACTGTTTACAAACTGGACAAGGACATCATTATTACTGCAAACAGAACACCTACTGCTTTTAACGATGTTGCGCGAACTGTTTCGGTAATTGATCACGTTGAAATTGAACATATTGCTGCCCAATCCATTCCGGAACTTTTAGAAAATGTAAGTGGTGTAGATGTTCTACAACGCGGCACACAGGGCGTACAGGCAGATATAAGCATGCGCGGCGCCGGATTTAACCAGACCTTAATTTTGGTTGATGGAACAAAAATGAGCGATCCTCAAACCGGCCATCACAACATGAATCTTCCGGTTGATATTAGTGATA
This window harbors:
- a CDS encoding AraC family transcriptional regulator — translated: MADLKKTQKQHQDEYISRINKAIDYIEQNLNNELSLNTVAEKANFSPFHFHRLFGSIIGETLNQFINRLRLEKAASQLLNNPKKMITEIAFDCGFSGSATFARAFKNMFGISATNWRDNGYKKNSKICKTENKISQSRNKIWKESTISAMYIDPVNNNLNWRINMLDKANIQIEVKDVPERHIAYVRHIGPYKGDYNLFENMFNKLSKWAAPRDLLQFPKTEMMCIYYDDPGITAEDKLRVDACITISPETPVDGSIGKATVPGGKFAVAHFEIDSDEYESAWKVIYGDWLPQSGFQPDDRPCYELYLNNPKEHPENKHIVDIYVPVKPL